TCCGGTCATCGCGTAGGTCTTCGAGAAGCCGTCGAGGATGATCGTGCGCTCCTTCATGCCAGGGATGGAGGCTATGCTCTCGAACGGGGCGTCGTAGACCAGGCGCGAGTATACCTCGTCCGAAAGCACGGTGATGTCGTGCTCGATTGCGAGTTCCGCTATGCTCTCGAGATCTTGTCTGGACAGGACCCCACCAGTCGGGTTCTCCGGGGAGTTGATTATCATGAAGGTGGTCCGCGGACTGATCAGCCTCCTCAGCCTGTCGACGTCGAACGAAAACCCGTTCCTCTCATCCAGGAAGATGGGGACTGGACGTGCGCCCACGAAGTTGATCATGGACTCATATATCGGGAACCCCGGGTTCGGGTATATCACCTCGTCGCCCGGGTCCACACACGCCAGCAGGGAGTGAAAGATTATCGGCTTCGCCCCAGGTGTTACCACAACCTCTCCAGGATCAGCCGGAATGCCGCGCGTGCGTGAGATATAGGCTGCGATTGCCTCGCGAAGTGCGAGGATGCCAAAAGACGGGCTGTAATGGGTGTAGCCCTCATCCAAAGCCTGCTTGCATCTGTCCTTGATGTTCTCCGGGGTGTCGAAATCTGGCTCCCCGATGGCGAAGGTAATGATGTCGCGCCCGCGCGCCCGGAGTTCGTTGACGGTTGCAAGCACCGAG
The sequence above is a segment of the Bacillota bacterium genome. Coding sequences within it:
- a CDS encoding pyridoxal phosphate-dependent aminotransferase; the encoded protein is MKLAERVGRLGTESAFSVLATVNELRARGRDIITFAIGEPDFDTPENIKDRCKQALDEGYTHYSPSFGILALREAIAAYISRTRGIPADPGEVVVTPGAKPIIFHSLLACVDPGDEVIYPNPGFPIYESMINFVGARPVPIFLDERNGFSFDVDRLRRLISPRTTFMIINSPENPTGGVLSRQDLESIAELAIEHDITVLSDEVYSRLVYDAPFESIASIPGMKERTIILDGFSKTYAMTGWRLGYGVMRPELASAVTRLVTNSESCTATFTQVAGVEALTGSQGRANEMREEFLARRNLIVSELNSIPGFRCLTPGGAFYVYPNVTEACKMLGCADSSEFQSRLLHEAGVAVLPRSAFGCRVEGETDEYVRFSYATSRENIIEGARRIREYIKGCAQS